The Halobacteriovorax sp. DA5 genome contains a region encoding:
- a CDS encoding AMP-binding protein produces MRNLIDKLLSNKDQEKKVLFFYKNFKLASSLSINELMEKARVIASKIKANDITKKNIILSFENEENFVTYFFGIILSGNVPVPMASSALMLKDDYQELLFQFASAAQTKYIAAKNSPEGFTNIAKFNDAEMATQFANPESSETCFIQFSSGSTSAPKGVVISHSNLLANNDQINQGIKLSDSDSICTWLPLHHDMGLIGSLLTALLKNLECHIIRTQDYVIAPHKWLHLVSETKCSALCIPNSAYYVCATKIPEKKLEGLDLSHIRFAQCGAEPIKANVLKAFSNRFEKYGFNTNAIMPVYGLAEATLAVTFHEVGTQFETVTIKDEEFISCGKVLAPTQLEIRNQHQGVGEIYIKGPSVSTNYYGRETHLEDGWLNTGDLGFLDEEGRLYVTGRSKDLLICNGVNIFANDIEFMAAKVPAVKLGRMVAFSIQTDKSEKPHLIIELNEKSKEARNKVKEDVANALKSKLALTEDNISIVPELTLKKTTSGKVKRQNAQKRYMAGEITKIEKNYRFNLIVSRYIKNKFKFNFLIKEKLG; encoded by the coding sequence ATGCGTAATCTCATCGACAAGCTACTTTCAAATAAAGATCAAGAAAAGAAGGTTCTCTTCTTTTACAAGAACTTTAAGCTTGCTAGCTCACTTTCTATAAATGAGCTTATGGAGAAGGCCCGTGTCATTGCTTCTAAAATTAAGGCAAATGATATTACTAAAAAAAATATAATTCTTTCATTTGAAAATGAAGAAAACTTTGTTACTTACTTCTTTGGTATCATCCTATCAGGTAACGTACCTGTACCAATGGCATCAAGTGCCTTAATGTTAAAAGATGATTACCAAGAATTACTATTCCAATTCGCATCTGCGGCACAAACAAAGTATATCGCAGCAAAGAACTCTCCAGAGGGCTTTACAAATATAGCAAAATTTAATGACGCTGAGATGGCAACACAATTTGCAAATCCTGAAAGCAGTGAAACTTGTTTTATTCAATTTTCTTCAGGATCAACTTCTGCACCAAAAGGAGTTGTGATAAGCCATAGCAATCTACTTGCAAATAATGATCAAATTAATCAAGGGATCAAATTGAGTGATTCTGACTCTATTTGTACATGGCTACCTCTTCACCATGATATGGGGCTGATAGGAAGTCTTCTCACTGCTCTTTTAAAGAATCTTGAATGTCATATTATTCGTACTCAAGACTATGTCATTGCGCCTCATAAATGGCTTCACCTTGTTTCAGAAACAAAGTGTAGTGCACTTTGTATCCCAAATTCAGCATATTATGTTTGTGCAACTAAAATCCCAGAAAAGAAGTTAGAAGGTCTTGATCTTTCTCATATACGCTTTGCTCAATGTGGAGCTGAGCCAATTAAGGCCAATGTTTTAAAGGCCTTTAGCAATCGTTTTGAAAAATATGGCTTCAATACTAATGCCATTATGCCAGTTTATGGACTAGCAGAAGCGACTCTTGCAGTAACTTTTCATGAGGTTGGTACACAGTTTGAGACAGTCACGATTAAAGATGAAGAGTTTATTTCTTGTGGAAAAGTTCTAGCACCGACTCAGCTTGAGATTAGAAATCAACACCAAGGTGTTGGTGAAATCTATATAAAAGGGCCATCAGTATCGACTAACTATTACGGTAGAGAAACTCATCTCGAAGATGGATGGCTAAACACAGGAGACCTAGGCTTCTTAGATGAAGAAGGTAGGCTCTACGTAACAGGACGAAGTAAAGATCTCTTAATCTGCAATGGTGTTAATATCTTTGCAAATGACATCGAGTTTATGGCCGCAAAGGTACCTGCGGTAAAGCTTGGGCGTATGGTTGCTTTTTCAATTCAAACAGATAAGAGCGAGAAACCTCACCTCATCATTGAGCTAAATGAGAAGTCAAAAGAGGCCCGTAACAAAGTCAAAGAAGACGTGGCAAATGCTCTAAAATCAAAATTAGCACTCACAGAAGACAATATTTCAATAGTGCCAGAGCTAACTCTTAAAAAGACAACTAGTGGGAAAGTAAAACGCCAAAATGCCCAAAAAAGATACATGGCCGGAGAAATTACAAAAATCGAGAAAAATTATCGATTTAATCTTATAGTATCTCGCTACATAAAAAATAAATTTAAGTTTAATTTCTTAATTAAAGAGAAATTGGGATAA
- a CDS encoding phosphotransferase: MKINEISTNSASEQEAKVVKQKLSAPSRFDYSEAARLNRIAILEAQCGENLDSIQITDLDGLNLKGNIESYAGSISIPMGICGPLKINEKGEKEDLYIPIATSEGALVSSITRGALAVSLSGGFKAKVLRKRMYRAPVFTFDDIDHADEFISWLEDNFDTIKSITKKYSNFADLKKIKPVLIGRNVHAKFIYECADASGQNMTTVCTWQSCLWIKEELLTSKIKLVEFFLEGNGSSDKKVSVGSAMQTRGTYVTAECVVPEKVLKRILKTSSTDLINLYLRSLPITRLEGMTGYNVNVANAVAAIFASTGQDLACIHESSTAVLNFEKHEKGLYVSLTLPSLVIGTVGGGTGLGHYKDCLKSIGCAGAGKVERFAKIIAGAALSLELSTMSAICGGQFAYAHDKLGRNNPKDQLKTKDITKEFINENFTDQSTLVKESESIEHDHKINIENGIITEATSRVVNKSLGFTSLEINKEDKIILKSKPLDTDVIAGFAAIAGFADSDIRRKFIKTIHNNEFTKCHIREIEAYRMVSKDFSRYMPELHGTYINAQKEAYLLLLENLNFSQIELMNTQGCLELWISSTRELIFDAISKIHQNFANSQEVSESSLNLGKVNIDKDLTKSIITYIRAQNYISAKSEEKLEEVLNTFEQWSKIINEGPKTLTHNDFNPRNICFKNGRPCFYDWELSRYNSPYRDLVEFMSFTTPSGEIANDINYYFSKDGLELSKQEKLENMLSCANEYLLNRVLFYYVGHSVNEYEFMPHIFNKTLEIISYLEGQLNA; encoded by the coding sequence ATGAAGATCAATGAAATTAGCACAAATTCAGCTTCTGAGCAGGAAGCAAAAGTCGTAAAGCAGAAGCTTTCGGCCCCATCTCGTTTTGACTACTCTGAAGCGGCAAGGCTAAATCGTATTGCGATTTTAGAGGCCCAGTGTGGGGAAAATCTCGACTCAATTCAAATAACAGACCTAGATGGATTAAACCTCAAAGGTAATATCGAGTCTTATGCTGGAAGTATTTCAATTCCAATGGGAATTTGTGGGCCATTAAAAATTAATGAGAAAGGTGAAAAGGAAGATTTATATATTCCAATTGCAACCTCAGAGGGCGCTCTAGTTTCTTCGATCACTCGTGGTGCACTTGCTGTTTCTTTAAGTGGTGGCTTCAAGGCCAAGGTTTTAAGAAAGCGTATGTACCGTGCTCCTGTTTTCACATTTGATGATATTGACCATGCTGATGAATTTATCTCATGGCTAGAAGATAACTTCGATACGATTAAAAGTATTACTAAAAAGTATTCAAACTTTGCAGATCTAAAAAAGATCAAGCCAGTTCTTATCGGTCGCAATGTTCACGCGAAATTTATCTATGAGTGTGCCGACGCTTCCGGACAAAACATGACAACTGTTTGTACGTGGCAATCATGTCTTTGGATCAAAGAAGAGCTTTTAACTTCAAAAATTAAACTTGTTGAATTCTTCTTAGAAGGAAATGGTTCAAGTGATAAGAAAGTTTCTGTTGGTTCTGCAATGCAGACTCGTGGAACATATGTAACTGCAGAATGTGTAGTACCAGAAAAAGTATTAAAGCGTATTCTGAAAACATCAAGTACTGATCTCATCAATCTCTACTTAAGATCACTACCTATTACTCGCCTTGAAGGAATGACAGGATATAACGTAAACGTTGCCAACGCTGTTGCGGCCATTTTTGCTTCAACAGGACAAGATCTTGCTTGTATTCATGAGTCATCAACAGCTGTTCTAAATTTTGAAAAGCACGAAAAAGGTTTATACGTAAGCTTAACTCTACCTTCACTAGTTATTGGAACTGTTGGTGGTGGAACTGGACTTGGCCACTATAAAGACTGCTTAAAGTCGATCGGTTGTGCAGGAGCAGGAAAGGTCGAAAGGTTTGCAAAAATTATAGCTGGTGCGGCGCTATCTCTTGAGCTTTCAACAATGTCGGCCATCTGTGGTGGACAGTTTGCTTATGCACACGACAAGCTTGGTAGAAATAATCCGAAAGATCAGCTTAAAACGAAAGATATCACAAAAGAATTTATCAATGAAAACTTCACTGATCAGTCAACTTTAGTGAAAGAAAGTGAGTCAATTGAACACGACCACAAGATTAATATTGAAAATGGAATTATCACTGAAGCTACTTCAAGAGTGGTAAACAAATCTCTTGGTTTTACATCACTAGAGATCAACAAAGAAGATAAAATAATTCTGAAGTCAAAACCACTTGATACTGACGTAATTGCAGGTTTTGCGGCCATTGCAGGTTTTGCGGATAGTGATATCAGAAGAAAATTCATTAAAACAATTCACAATAATGAATTTACGAAATGTCATATTAGAGAAATTGAGGCATACCGTATGGTTTCAAAGGACTTCTCTCGCTATATGCCAGAGCTTCATGGAACATATATAAATGCTCAGAAAGAAGCATACCTTCTTCTTTTAGAAAATTTAAACTTTTCTCAAATTGAGTTAATGAACACTCAAGGATGTTTAGAATTATGGATAAGCTCAACTCGTGAATTAATTTTTGATGCTATATCTAAGATTCATCAGAACTTTGCAAATTCACAAGAAGTTTCTGAGTCGTCTCTTAACCTTGGAAAAGTAAATATTGATAAAGACTTAACGAAATCAATTATCACTTATATTCGTGCACAAAACTACATCAGTGCAAAGTCAGAGGAAAAGTTAGAAGAAGTTCTAAATACTTTTGAACAATGGTCAAAGATCATCAACGAAGGTCCAAAGACACTTACTCACAACGACTTTAATCCAAGAAATATTTGTTTTAAAAATGGTCGCCCATGCTTCTATGACTGGGAACTATCTCGCTACAACTCTCCATATAGAGACCTTGTGGAATTCATGAGCTTTACAACACCAAGTGGTGAAATTGCGAATGATATAAATTATTACTTCTCAAAAGATGGGCTTGAACTATCTAAGCAAGAAAAACTAGAAAATATGTTATCTTGTGCAAATGAATATCTACTTAACCGAGTCCTATTCTACTATGTAGGCCACAGTGTAAATGAATATGAGTTCATGCCACATATCTTCAATAAAACACTTGAGATCATCTCATACCTAGAAGGTCAGCTGAATGCGTAA
- a CDS encoding acyl carrier protein: protein MKEQILKYLNEAIAEVSDEKEITLTLETSFITLGLDSYDAMSFIGRLKEDFEELPVTIFLQCQTTQDLINYLEKNHNEELRQVLS, encoded by the coding sequence ATGAAAGAGCAAATTTTAAAATATTTGAATGAAGCAATTGCTGAAGTTAGTGATGAAAAAGAGATCACACTGACTTTAGAGACTAGCTTTATCACTCTTGGGCTTGATTCTTATGATGCCATGTCATTTATTGGGCGTCTTAAGGAAGATTTTGAAGAACTACCTGTAACAATTTTTTTACAGTGTCAAACAACTCAAGATCTAATTAATTACTTAGAAAAAAATCATAACGAAGAACTGAGACAAGTACTTTCATAA